In the Euryarchaeota archaeon genome, one interval contains:
- the mvaD gene encoding diphosphomevalonate decarboxylase: MNQKTAVAGANIALLKYWGRTDAKLNLPANGSVSLTLDNLLTRTTVEFDPASKGDSLTLDGKAQTGEVLARVTRFLDHVRKRTGRSDAARVASVNAFPAGAGLASSASAFAALAAASFDAAGTKVSAKELSTFARLGSGSASRSVFGGYVEWLPGARHEDSYARQIAAPGHLALHDVACIFSGEKKKVGSLEGHELADRSPIHGTRLKWVNDALPRMKEAILTKDLGSIGDLAERDALFMHSVMMTSDPSVLYWTGETVRGIRDVRSWRDEGIPVWFTIDAGPNLHLLTPAEHAPDVVRRARTTWGLSKEQVIDSAPGEGVRAVEDHLF; encoded by the coding sequence TTGAACCAGAAAACCGCGGTGGCAGGGGCGAACATCGCTCTTCTCAAGTACTGGGGCCGCACCGACGCCAAGTTGAACCTCCCGGCGAACGGTTCGGTCTCCCTGACGCTTGACAACCTCCTCACGAGGACCACCGTCGAATTCGACCCGGCGTCGAAAGGTGACTCCTTGACGCTTGACGGCAAGGCTCAGACCGGTGAGGTCCTCGCCCGCGTCACTCGCTTTCTCGACCACGTGAGGAAACGGACGGGACGCAGCGATGCGGCGCGCGTCGCCTCCGTGAACGCGTTTCCGGCCGGGGCGGGCCTCGCTTCGTCGGCGAGCGCTTTCGCGGCCCTCGCAGCGGCGAGTTTCGACGCGGCGGGCACCAAGGTGTCCGCGAAGGAATTGTCGACGTTCGCAAGGCTCGGCTCGGGAAGCGCCTCGCGAAGTGTTTTCGGCGGCTACGTGGAGTGGCTTCCCGGGGCGCGTCACGAAGACTCCTACGCTCGCCAGATAGCTGCCCCCGGGCACCTAGCGCTTCACGACGTGGCTTGCATCTTCTCGGGCGAGAAGAAGAAGGTAGGAAGCCTAGAAGGGCACGAATTGGCGGATCGCAGTCCGATCCACGGGACGCGCCTAAAGTGGGTGAACGATGCCTTGCCGAGGATGAAGGAAGCGATCCTCACGAAGGACCTGGGATCGATCGGCGACCTCGCCGAGCGCGACGCGCTCTTCATGCACTCCGTGATGATGACCTCCGACCCCTCGGTCCTCTACTGGACGGGGGAGACGGTGCGCGGCATCCGTGACGTTCGAAGTTGGCGAGACGAGGGGATACCGGTCTGGTTCACCATTGACGCGGGCCCGAACCTTCACCTTCTCACGCCCGCCGAACACGCGCCGGACGTCGTGAGAAGGGCGAGGACGACATGGGGCCTTTCCAAGGAGCAAGTCATCGACAGCGCGCCGGGGGAAGGTGTTCGAGCGGTGGAAGACCACCTATTCTGA
- a CDS encoding HAD family phosphatase, which translates to MEVRTDGGSPEGQARPGTRLRAVIFDFDGVLIDSMTQHWRAYHATLMPFGIDLPRDEIFRREGGRSTTIIRDILEKSGQRVSDAQVTMLAAEKNRLFRSYGAPRLSAGAEELVAFVKGRGVKVGLATGTTMENLRFLMPGTIHFFDAIYSADDKGPEKPDPAPYLETAKRLGVAPNECLVVENAPYGVQSALAAGCKTIAVATTVEPHALSGASSVYRNLQEVRAALEKLI; encoded by the coding sequence ATGGAAGTGAGGACCGACGGCGGATCCCCCGAAGGGCAAGCACGACCCGGAACCCGTTTGCGGGCCGTGATCTTCGACTTCGACGGGGTCTTGATCGACAGCATGACCCAACATTGGCGGGCATATCATGCCACCCTCATGCCGTTCGGCATAGACCTTCCCCGAGACGAGATCTTTCGAAGAGAAGGCGGGCGCTCGACCACTATCATCCGGGATATCCTTGAAAAGTCGGGCCAGCGGGTCTCTGACGCGCAAGTGACAATGCTCGCGGCGGAGAAGAACCGTTTGTTCCGCTCCTACGGCGCGCCACGGCTTTCGGCCGGGGCGGAGGAGTTGGTGGCTTTTGTGAAGGGGCGAGGCGTCAAGGTCGGCTTGGCCACCGGGACGACCATGGAGAACCTTCGATTCCTGATGCCGGGGACGATCCACTTTTTCGATGCGATCTACAGCGCCGACGACAAGGGGCCCGAAAAACCCGACCCGGCGCCTTACCTCGAGACCGCGAAGCGCCTCGGCGTCGCGCCCAATGAGTGTCTCGTCGTCGAGAACGCGCCGTATGGCGTCCAATCGGCCCTCGCGGCCGGTTGCAAGACGATCGCGGTGGCGACCACCGTGGAGCCCCACGCGCTCTCCGGCGCGTCGAGCGTCTATCGCAACCTTCAGGAGGTCCGGGCGGCTTTGGAGAAGTTGATTTGA